The DNA segment CTAAAGAGGAACTGAGGGAGAACAGTATTGCTGCGCTGCGAGCGAAGGCGCTGGAGCACAGCGCTAAGATGCTCGGGACAGTTTCTGACAGAACAAACATTCACGTACCTCGTaaagaggaggctgaggaggagTTGACGGAGAAGGAAACGGCGAAAGTGAGGAGAAACTGAAAGAGGCTACGGGATGCGCTCTGCAGAGTGGCAGTTCTAATGTTCAGAGGCGGCAGTCTTATTGTGTTGGTTAAACTGAATCTTGATGCACGCGGAGTCACTTTGTGTTATCATACGTTCCCTTAGGTTTATGTCTGAAGTCAAGTCTTTAGCTCTGCTGACTGATTGAGCTTCAATAACTCAAATGTTGTAATGTTTGTACAGCTAACCAaaaatgcacaacacatttgtGCATGTCTTCTCCTGCAGCTGATGAGGAAGGGAAGGGAGGAgcacagaaatgttttcttttgagtTCATAATGCCAGGTGgcaaattaaaaggaaaaacctgACTTCCCCACATCTACAGTTAGAGGATCGAGTGGCTTTGATGTTGTTATTGTGCTGTTGTGACATGGTTTGGATTCACTTGACCCCTTTGGATGGAAACCTTGTTGGAAATCGATGCAAAGTTGATCTGAGCGATCGCTTTCATGCTACGATGAAACGTTTCTGTGCTACTGGATGACACCGCCTCTGTCCACACAGGACACGAGGGATCGTGATTAATTATTCAAAAGTAAGATCATGTGAATTGTGTATAGCCGTAAAGCAGTGGCAGGTTTCGTTTTGTCTAAACCAAATGAGGGAATATATTTTTGAAGAATGCTCTTTGATCACTGCAGTGGAGCTCAATCAATCCTACGGCACGCTGAACTTGCTCTGGCAGCACATTaccatataaaaaaaactttgtgttgctttttttaaatgtagtgtGTCATTCTTCTGTCATACAGCTTGGCAGCTTTTCATGTAAGCAGAGCCTGGATTCAAGAGACTTTATATAACTTTGACCTCTGACTTTTCTGTGACCCCACATCTCGGCTCGGTAACTGACACAGGTATCACTAAAAACAGTCGATACCAAATCCTGTAAAAAGGTTTCCTCAGCTCTTAAATAAGTGGTGTAAATTTTGAACATGCCCCATAGGTAATATGGCGTTATGTATAGTTAACaccaagtgtgtgtttgtttctgtataAATGTAATTGTAGCAATTAAATCTTATTGGTATTTAAATAATGTGCTTTTTGTTGCTTCGTGTGCAGAGTTTGAGAAAGGTACGTTTCACTGTGGAGATTTTATAATGCAATCAAAATAAAACCTAGGTGGTTGGAAGTAAcattaaaaaactaaacaaaaaaacaattgaaACTGAGAGGATGAAAGTCATAAGGCCAAAAGCAGTCGTACTGGGATCATATATAATGATAGAAAATGATCTTTAGCCTAAATTAAAATAATGCTGATGCTGAAAGGTGAGCAAATCCAAATCTTTTTAATATACTGTAGTTAACTATAAATCCAGGAATGACCGTCTGTCAAAGACATGTCCTTTAACCTGCTGCATCACTAAGTCCTGCATCTAAAACACGCTTGGTTTAGCTCTGTAAGACAGCACTGAATAAAATCAGCAGGCAGGTCATTCGGCATCTGTTTCAGGCATATTTTGCAGGTTAATCAACCTCTGAAAAGCTGCTGGTACTTGAAAACTATAACCGTTAGGGCAGAGGTTAATGGGAATTTCACACTGACAGCAAGCGATTATGAAAACAGATGGATGGTTTCTTTATAACCTGTTGCAGAATGCACTAAGCGACACTCTGGAGCCTTTTAGCCTTCAGTCTCTTTTAATGAGGTCTGTATGAGTTGCAGAACAGAGAAGAAAATAGaactaaaataaatactatACGCCCCTACCCTTACCTagggccacgagctgtgggtagtgaccgaaagaacgagatcgcgggtacaagcggcggaaatgagcttcctccaaagggtggctggcctatcccgagatagggtgagaagttcagccatccgggaggggctcagagtagagccgtaGAGAGTGAtgtgctcctccacatcaaaaggagccagctgaggtggttcgggcatctgacaaggatgccacCTGGGCGCcacctgggtgaggtgttccaggcatgtcccaccgggaggaggccctgggacagacccaggacacgctggagagattatatctgtcGGCTGGCCtggccttggtgttcccccagataagccagaggaggtggctggggagagggaggtctgggcttctctgcttaggctgctgcccccggataaagcggaagaagatggatggatggatggatggatggataaatactATTACATATAGTGTTAATATTACATATAAAATTAAAGATGACCCAGTGGTGTGGGGGTTAGCACTGACACCACACAGCAAGCAAGTCCTGGGTTCGAGGACATGTTCTGTGTGGGTTCTCGCAGACTTCTTCCCACAATTCAAACACATGCCTGTCAGGTTGATTCTAAATTAGCTGTACATGTAAATGGTTGTCTATTTCTCTGTTTGCCCGGCAACAGTCTGTTGACCAGTCCAGCTGTGATGGGGTGAAAGGTGGGATAGGATAAGCAGtcaagaaaatggatgaatattaaaaaaaactggtgAGTTAAGGTCttagaataaaacatgttttttagtACAGAAATGACTAACCAACCTACTTAAAAAACCCAGTGAGGACCTGCTGTAGTGACACATGGCATCACAGTTGCATAAGACTGGATAAAGTTTAATTATACCAAAAGTTAGGAAATTAGTGTGCTACAGAAGCCAAAACACACAACCTGTACAACACAGCTTGAATAAACAAGACCTATTATGTTTGTGCTCATCTTTGTTATACACTGAACGTTATGGTGAATGGGGGTACATAAAACATGACTTTAGAATAAGGTGTGCAAGCAGTCCATGTGAGCCAAGGTCCCAGgcagttttttcttctcctggATCTACATGATGTCATGTAAAGCAGATCATCCataccaatcagaagaaaggccCAGTAGAAGATAAAAgaggattattttgaattatGAATCACGCAAAGTTTCTCTAGtaaacttaaagaaaaaagtatgaaCCTGGAATTAGGTATGATGGAAGTTTTACTTTTATAAAGTTTATCTCAGCACTTCTTTATCTTTAAAGCAATCCTCACAGTGATGTGTAAAATACAACAAGCAGAACTTTACACTGTTGTAAAGCCTCTGTCTAAGCTCTCATTAATGGGCTGATTGATCCAGATATTGATTACATTGGATCTATACTAGCACAATATGATTAATACTATGTTTCTATATTTAAGTTGTGTATGCAACCCAATGAATTctattaaattaatattttggggaaaataaacaaatatactTCAAACTGGTATTTATTTGGTGTTGGATCGATACCAACTGCTCTTCTTTACTCACCCTAAATACTTGGTGGCCACATACGAAAACACTGTTAAGTGAAGTTAAGTACAAGCTGTACGCGGCTGCAGCTGGCATCGTAGGTGGCAGTCTGTAAAGTGAAGACATCAAAGCCAAAGTTAAACTGTACTGCGGATGTTCGTTAATATCCGGGAAGCTCAGCGAAGTTGTTTAAAGCgtttaaatgtgaaataataaaGATTTGTAGATGTAAACTAACATACGTGGCTATGATGGTCCAGCATGCAACGTAAACAGTGAGTCTTATTGTTGAAAGTGGTGGATTTGAGAAACAGTTTGTACCCAGAGGTGAGCAATGTTTGAAAAGACTTTAATGAGGTTGATTTCAACATTACCCAACTTCACGGTGAAAAACAACTTGAAACTATGTGGGGGTGGGTTTATTTTCTTGATATGTTCACTAGTTTGTAACCGCCCTTTAACGCATCACTCCTCAAGCCCTTCCTCTTTGAACTCTTCGGAGTTTCCAAGTTTTCAACTCTCGAAATTTAATCTGTGTAATTTCCAGGATATCTCAACGACCTCATACGTGACGGGAACATCGTCCAGCAAGCGCAGAGCACTTTCACTGACAATATGTGGCTGCCGTGCGGTTGCACTTCCAAGTACGTCGCTTCTTCTTTCGCTCGTCGGACTCTTGCTTCTTATCTCCATGTTTCGGGTCGAAGTCGGTGCAACGTCGCGGCGTTCATGCCGGAGGCTGCGGGTTTAGAGGGGGTGTCGGGCCGCGCGGCGCTGCGGGAGTTGTCCGTCTCCAACAGTGAGAGCTTCTGGGCCGCTGTGGCGCGCCACAGGCTCTGCTGGAGCACTCCTTTCCACACCGTGCAGGACTGTGACCTAAGCCGAGGCAAGATCAAGTGGTTCGAGGGAGGAAAGCTGAATGTGTCCGGTGAGATTGCGTCCACTTTTAAGTAGAATACAATAAGCATGTGTGCCATCGCACAAAGTTTTCTGTGCTCCCTTTGTGTTGAGAAGCAAAGCCAGGTACTACTGTATGTCATATATCTGCACATACAGTATCCTCATGGCACTGTGCTGATTAGTACACAAGGAGACATCTGTCATCTCTCTGCGTGCTTCCTTCCGGACTCTTGCAGTGAACTGCTTGGACCGCCATGTGCACACCTGTCCTGAGAGGGTGGCTCTGATCTGGGAGAGAGATGAAAGGGGGTCAGAGATGAAGTACACGTACGGGTAAGTAGTTTGGAGTTGGTGTTGCACTGATGGTTCTGGTTCCTGAAGTTCATGAGCATGTGTTTGCAGAGAGTTGCTGGAGATGACCTGTCGACTGGGCAACCTGTTAAGGCGGCATGGTGTGAAGAGGGGGGACTGCGTCACCATCTACATGCCTACCTGCCCGCTGGCCGTGGCGTCCATGTTGGCCTGTGCCCGCATTGGTGCGGCCCACAACGTGGTGTTTGCGGGCTTCAGCGCAGATGCCCTGGCAGAGCGAATCAGGGATGGTGAGATGTTATTATTGAGCTCCTAAAGCTGCCTTAGAGCTGCACTTGTCAACATTTTAATATCACAGCGGAACAAATGACatcatgtgctgtgccagtgggCACTACTCATCGACCCAATCTGTAGTTCCCCTCAGCAAGGTCcccaatattttatatttaatcatttttgtgatttagttTTGGTTCTTCATCCATGATTTTGCAACTGTCTTATTAAACGGCTCTAAAAACTAGGAATCAATATGTAACTTATGTCTTTAAGGGGCAGGGCGGGATGTTTGCATTTATAACATTACATCAAATAAGTCACAAAGTTAAAGACACTGAGTGAAGTGATCAATACTGATCATACTGCATACCGAGTGCAGTGGTTAGCTGTGAGACTTTGGGTCCTAGCATCCATACTGTTACCCATGCTGCCCACTGTAGTCCATAGACTCCCCACATAACAGCCGCCTACCAACTGAGCATTCAAAATGCAGCTCACCACTCTACAAAAACTCCCTTTGTCTCAAGGAGCATGGCAAACAGTCCATGGCATTGAAACAGCTCCCCCAGTTCCAAGAAATCTGACTGAGGAATCATTCGAAGAAACCTAGTTCTTAAATCAAGAGGCCCCACAGTGAAGGGAAACAGGTTGCAAAGTGCAATCATAGTTTAAGGCAGCCATAAGGAACTTATTAATTAACTACCAATGTCTCAGTGTAAAACAACCCAGAACACCTGCAAAGGGGCCATGCCTATACCCCAAACATCAGAGCTTTTTGGATACTCCAAAACATCAGACAGGCGATTTTaaactgtttgtttctttgtgttatttattcttttttttttcaacttcttGCAGCTCAGTCCAGCACAGTCATCACGGTGAACCAGGGGGTCAGGGGTGGTAAGGTCACAGAGCTGAAAAAAACCGTGGACACAGCAATGCAGAGCTGTCCGACAGTAAAGCAGGTTTTTGTTGCAATGAGAACAGACAATCCGGTCACCATGACGGCCAGGGACATTGccatggaggaggtgagggagCAGAAAGCCAATCAAATCCTTGAAATCCAAATACAAGCTGTAGAGGGCGAATTTGGTATTTTTGAACAAATaaccaaaagaagaaaaatcacagttactcatgtgagtttcttttaaatctgatcagtaaacaaaaacaatcaataCTAGCATGCGCATTTTGCATCTTATATTATATTGTTTGCAGtgagcaaacaaaacattagAAATGAGAAATTAAGAAATCTCACACTCATGTTTCATGACGAACAAGGACCTAAAGTGACTCTGGCTGAACAGCTGGAATATGTGTGTCTATGTTAGCTCTTGAAACCAGTTTTCTTAGCTAGCCTCTGCTAAACTAATCAGGAGATTGACTAGTGACTGTCAGGTATAACAACTGTGCACAGGCTCTACTGACCTCCTGGCACAGTGACAGATACAAAATCTAAACACGGGTTGTTGTGTCTTCTTGTGATCTGgccttaaaaatataaatggtgTTGTAACTGTGTTTATTCACTGCATCGTACAGGAGATGCTAAAGGAAGATGTTGTGTGTGAGCCAGCTGTCATGAACAGCGAGGACGTCCTGTTCCTCCTTTACACATCTGGCAGCACAGGGAAGCCCAAAGGTCTTGTCCACACGCAGGCTGGATACCTTCTGTATGCTGCGCTCACACACAGGGTAAACAATCACTGTTTTCATTATCGGCAAACACTGTGTTTAGCTCCCATTTCCCAACAAAGGCCATAAATGGCAAAAATGTGATGTCTAATTCCGTGTGACTATGTGTGAGAGGAAATCTCAGCCTGGTTTGCAGCACATTAAATGAGGAGGttctctgaaatgttttttgcaTGATGGGACAGTTCAAGATTTTGGCTGTGTTCAGAAGGGTCAAATATTAGTATAATATTGAGCCACGTGGTAGTGAATATTCAaagtatttttatgtttttgtctcatcTAATCCTCTAATTATTCCCTGTCATCACCAGTATGTCTTCAGCTACCACGATGGTGATGTATTTGGCTGTGTGGCGGATATTGGCTGGATAACGGGACACAGTTATGTGGTCTATGGGCCGCTGGCCAACGGGGCAACCACTGTGCTGTTTGAGAGCACTCCTATTTACCCAGACCCAGGTATGAACATGATTACAACAAAATGGAAATTATGATTTGAGGTGTCCAAATACActatcacaaaataaaaagtaaaatgtttctttgatgGAAAGACAATATTGTAAATTTTTGTGTTTAATGATAGTTTAAAACCTGACGAAATGAACTTATGTGAAGAAACAAGTGCTCCTATTTCATGCTATGTATTGTTTTAAAGAGAGATCAGCTGAAGTTGAACTAGAGCTGGGGTGTACCTTTGTGTAATTCCAGATTGCACCACAAGATGGTGCAGCAAACTGCCGTGTGAGGGATTTATGATACCGTGTTTGCGTTTCTTTGCATAACTTTATGACTGTGCAGAGTGAAGGATTATTGATATGCAGTCATATGAAAAACCAGCAGTGTGTAGCTTCCCATGGTTGACACCGTATGCAGGTTGAATGCTGATTGACTGAAAAGTAAGccagaacaggaagtgatagcCGAGTGTCTCACATGGTGGGAGAAGTAGCATGAAAAGTGATTGGTTTAACACTCGGCTCTTTGTTGGTTATGGCTTGCTGAAGGactgataaaaacacaaacaagagtAGTGTGCAGACTGTTTGtgacactgccccctggtgacagTAAACAGCTACAACATGTAGATGACAATCTGCAAAGTTTTCCATTGTTTGAGCCGTTATTGGCACAGAAAAaggcaaagcttcttcaagtgataggtttttaaaaataaatataaaaaacagttGAAGGGTTCGGTTTTTAGGCTACTGCTTTATCCTAAAcccaaaagttaaaaaaataaatcaacattTTGTCTTGTTCACAGGAAGATACTGGGACATGGTTGAGAGACTCAAGATCAACCAGTTTTATGGGGCCCCCACAGCAATCCGCCTGCTGCTCAAGTATGGAGATCAGTGGGTGAACAAGTACGACCGCTCCACCCTCAAAACCCTCGGGTCTGGTATGTGAAACAGGACGCTTAGAAAGAATAAGTATTTTTTCACCTGGTTCTCATTTGTGTAGCAATAGACATGAAGCCATGAGGCGGTTATAGACAGAGAGTTGCTGTGTAAAAAATTTTAAGCCATCTCTAATTTCTTTGTGTTGAAAGAGActttccagcatttttttttcttgagcaatagttcaagatttctgaaggtcttttaaagtttttctttggatactggctgctttttcacttattttctgtCCGGGCCTTGTACCTGACAATTTTTCGAggaaattttcttttttggttgtttattCAAATCTAAAATGCCAACTATAACACactttgacaggcataaaatactGTTTTTGCGCCAACAAGATTACTCAtaaagagctattagccaatAACTTGCCAAATCTTAGCATGGTGTGTAAGTATGTCCTCCTTAAGTAAGTCAAGACGAGGGGAAACACGGAGAAAAGGCTAAAGTTTGCCGAATGACTCAAGAGCTGGACTGAACCGCTCTGCTCCCAAAGAAAGTCTGTCTCT comes from the Astatotilapia calliptera chromosome 15, fAstCal1.2, whole genome shotgun sequence genome and includes:
- the LOC113037589 gene encoding acetyl-coenzyme A synthetase 2-like, mitochondrial isoform X2, whose amino-acid sequence is MWLPCGCTSKYVASSFARRTLASYLHVSGRSRCNVAAFMPEAAGLEGVSGRAALRELSVSNSESFWAAVARHRLCWSTPFHTVQDCDLSRGKIKWFEGGKLNVSVNCLDRHVHTCPERVALIWERDERGSEMKYTYGELLEMTCRLGNLLRRHGVKRGDCVTIYMPTCPLAVASMLACARIGAAHNVVFAGFSADALAERIRDAQSSTVITVNQGVRGGKVTELKKTVDTAMQSCPTVKQVFVAMRTDNPVTMTARDIAMEEEMLKEDVVCEPAVMNSEDVLFLLYTSGSTGKPKGLVHTQAGYLLYAALTHRYVFSYHDGDVFGCVADIGWITGHSYVVYGPLANGATTVLFESTPIYPDPGRYWDMVERLKINQFYGAPTAIRLLLKYGDQWVNKYDRSTLKTLGSVGEPINTEAWEWYHRVVGDGRCPVVDTWWQTETGGICIAPRPSDPDAEIVPGMAMRPFFGINPVLMDTEGEVLTSNNTSGALCMAQPWPGMARTIHNNHQRFIDTYFQPYPGYFFTGDGAYRSEEGYYQITGRLDDVINVSGHRIGTAEIEDVVNQCPAVAESAVVGYTHSIKGQGVYAFVVLKKGIDVQEADLSRQLNGMVSEKIAKYASPDFIQFAKRLPKTRSGKIMRRVLRKVVESDLEGLGDLSTLDDPAAVQEIIQGHEKLLSKNRS
- the LOC113037589 gene encoding acetyl-coenzyme A synthetase 2-like, mitochondrial isoform X1, whose translation is MWLPCGCTSKYVASSFARRTLASYLHVSGRSRCNVAAFMPEAAGLEGVSGRAALRELSVSNSESFWAAVARHRLCWSTPFHTVQDCDLSRGKIKWFEGGKLNVSVNCLDRHVHTCPERVALIWERDERGSEMKYTYGELLEMTCRLGNLLRRHGVKRGDCVTIYMPTCPLAVASMLACARIGAAHNVVFAGFSADALAERIRDAQSSTVITVNQGVRGGKVTELKKTVDTAMQSCPTVKQVFVAMRTDNPVTMTARDIAMEEVREQKANQILEIQIQAVEGEFGIFEQITKRRKITVTHEMLKEDVVCEPAVMNSEDVLFLLYTSGSTGKPKGLVHTQAGYLLYAALTHRYVFSYHDGDVFGCVADIGWITGHSYVVYGPLANGATTVLFESTPIYPDPGRYWDMVERLKINQFYGAPTAIRLLLKYGDQWVNKYDRSTLKTLGSVGEPINTEAWEWYHRVVGDGRCPVVDTWWQTETGGICIAPRPSDPDAEIVPGMAMRPFFGINPVLMDTEGEVLTSNNTSGALCMAQPWPGMARTIHNNHQRFIDTYFQPYPGYFFTGDGAYRSEEGYYQITGRLDDVINVSGHRIGTAEIEDVVNQCPAVAESAVVGYTHSIKGQGVYAFVVLKKGIDVQEADLSRQLNGMVSEKIAKYASPDFIQFAKRLPKTRSGKIMRRVLRKVVESDLEGLGDLSTLDDPAAVQEIIQGHEKLLSKNRS
- the LOC113037589 gene encoding acetyl-coenzyme A synthetase 2-like, mitochondrial isoform X3: MKYTYGELLEMTCRLGNLLRRHGVKRGDCVTIYMPTCPLAVASMLACARIGAAHNVVFAGFSADALAERIRDAQSSTVITVNQGVRGGKVTELKKTVDTAMQSCPTVKQVFVAMRTDNPVTMTARDIAMEEVREQKANQILEIQIQAVEGEFGIFEQITKRRKITVTHEMLKEDVVCEPAVMNSEDVLFLLYTSGSTGKPKGLVHTQAGYLLYAALTHRYVFSYHDGDVFGCVADIGWITGHSYVVYGPLANGATTVLFESTPIYPDPGRYWDMVERLKINQFYGAPTAIRLLLKYGDQWVNKYDRSTLKTLGSVGEPINTEAWEWYHRVVGDGRCPVVDTWWQTETGGICIAPRPSDPDAEIVPGMAMRPFFGINPVLMDTEGEVLTSNNTSGALCMAQPWPGMARTIHNNHQRFIDTYFQPYPGYFFTGDGAYRSEEGYYQITGRLDDVINVSGHRIGTAEIEDVVNQCPAVAESAVVGYTHSIKGQGVYAFVVLKKGIDVQEADLSRQLNGMVSEKIAKYASPDFIQFAKRLPKTRSGKIMRRVLRKVVESDLEGLGDLSTLDDPAAVQEIIQGHEKLLSKNRS